One genomic region from Candidatus Endomicrobiellum trichonymphae encodes:
- a CDS encoding YebC/PmpR family DNA-binding transcriptional regulator, which produces MSGHNKWSSIKHKKTATDVKKGKVFTKIIREIVVATKESGAQIENNARLRKAIEDAKEANMPQDNIKKAIQRGTGEIPGAIYEEMVYEGYGPAGVALIVEVTTDNKNRTASDIRKMFSSHNGNLGEAGCVGWMFERKGYITVKKSAADEEIVMNTVLEAAVEDFKSEADSDVYEIITLSSDLETVKNVLKEKNITVESAEVTMVPQTQIALKSDNAKNMLKLMDALEDHDDVKNVYANFDISSEDMEKLNA; this is translated from the coding sequence TTAAACACAAAAAAACTGCAACAGATGTAAAAAAAGGCAAGGTTTTCACAAAAATTATCAGAGAAATTGTAGTTGCAACTAAAGAAAGCGGGGCACAAATTGAAAACAATGCACGCTTGAGAAAGGCTATAGAGGATGCCAAAGAAGCAAATATGCCGCAGGATAATATAAAGAAAGCTATACAAAGAGGCACCGGCGAAATACCCGGAGCTATTTACGAAGAAATGGTCTATGAAGGTTACGGTCCTGCAGGAGTAGCGCTGATTGTTGAAGTAACAACCGACAACAAAAACAGAACAGCATCGGATATAAGAAAAATGTTCTCAAGTCATAACGGAAACCTCGGCGAAGCGGGCTGCGTAGGATGGATGTTTGAGAGAAAAGGTTATATAACTGTCAAAAAATCTGCCGCAGACGAAGAAATCGTAATGAATACAGTTTTAGAGGCAGCAGTAGAGGATTTTAAAAGTGAAGCAGATAGCGATGTATATGAAATTATTACGCTTTCTTCAGACTTAGAAACCGTAAAAAATGTTTTAAAAGAAAAAAACATAACGGTTGAGTCAGCCGAAGTTACGATGGTTCCGCAGACTCAGATTGCTCTTAAAAGCGACAATGCAAAAAATATGTTGAAACTTATGGATGCGTTGGAAGATCACGACGATGTTAAAAATGTCTATGCAAATTTTGACATTTCCAGCGAAGATATGGAGAAATTAAATGCTTAA
- the ruvC gene encoding crossover junction endodeoxyribonuclease RuvC, which yields MIILGIDPGLSLTGWGVVEAFSRDKVNPLQYGCIKTMPSVPLIQRLQTINTKLQSVIDKYKPEVASIEELFFFKATKSIAAVGQTRGAIILTASLNKIPLFEYNPKSVKTALTGYGSADKYQMQRIVKTFLRLKEIPKPDDAADALAIAVCHVNTINWNANNNNNASVFLKNKVFKESAKPNLLKKLFSL from the coding sequence ATGATAATACTCGGAATTGATCCCGGTCTTTCGCTTACCGGATGGGGCGTTGTTGAAGCTTTCTCCAGAGACAAAGTCAATCCCTTGCAATACGGTTGCATCAAAACAATGCCGTCAGTACCCCTTATACAAAGATTACAAACCATCAATACAAAACTTCAGTCCGTTATAGATAAATATAAACCCGAAGTTGCTTCAATAGAAGAGTTGTTTTTTTTTAAAGCAACAAAAAGTATCGCGGCTGTCGGGCAGACAAGAGGGGCAATTATTTTAACCGCGTCATTAAACAAAATACCGTTATTTGAATATAATCCTAAAAGCGTCAAAACAGCATTAACGGGATACGGATCGGCAGATAAGTATCAGATGCAGCGTATAGTAAAAACTTTTTTAAGACTTAAAGAGATACCTAAGCCTGATGATGCCGCGGATGCTCTTGCGATTGCAGTGTGCCATGTTAATACTATAAACTGGAATGCAAACAACAACAATAATGCATCTGTCTTTCTGAAAAACAAAGTTTTTAAAGAATCTGCAAAGCCAAATCTCTTAAAGAAACTCTTTTCTTTATAA
- the ruvA gene encoding Holliday junction branch migration protein RuvA, which yields MIDYLYGTLDSKSTDGITIDVNGIGYEISVPISTFLKLPETRNPIKIYIVESTAGMYGGVISLYGFFTIEEREMYLLIKDKVHGIGAKKAMEYTDKISKSFANFKTAIISKNPSMLNEIFGFTKKTADKLIVALKDKISTVNVLNKEKQTGAETIKNTMVSEAIAGLITLGYKMQQARVAVTNVYENNENITLEDLIKKSLQYL from the coding sequence ATGATAGATTACTTATATGGAACCCTTGATTCAAAATCAACAGATGGCATAACCATCGATGTTAACGGCATCGGTTATGAAATATCAGTCCCGATTTCAACTTTTTTAAAACTTCCTGAAACTAGAAATCCGATAAAAATATATATAGTTGAATCTACCGCGGGAATGTATGGCGGAGTTATCTCTTTGTACGGTTTTTTTACAATAGAAGAAAGAGAGATGTATCTTCTCATAAAAGATAAAGTTCATGGAATCGGTGCCAAAAAAGCTATGGAATATACCGACAAAATTTCCAAATCTTTTGCGAATTTCAAAACTGCGATAATTTCAAAAAATCCGTCAATGCTAAATGAAATATTTGGTTTTACAAAAAAAACTGCGGACAAACTTATTGTCGCTTTAAAAGACAAAATATCCACAGTAAATGTTTTAAACAAAGAAAAACAGACAGGTGCAGAGACAATTAAAAATACTATGGTTTCGGAAGCCATAGCAGGTCTTATAACTTTGGGGTACAAAATGCAGCAGGCAAGAGTTGCAGTAACCAATGTTTACGAAAACAATGAAAATATTACTCTGGAAGACTTAATAAAAAAATCTCTGCAGTATTTATAA
- the ruvB gene encoding Holliday junction branch migration DNA helicase RuvB gives MNEIKRIVEGSKLTEENRIENSLRPQILDDFIGQDKLKNNLKIFIEAAKKRHEALDHCLFYAPHGLGKTTLSHIIAKEMGCNLRITSGPVLERVGDLAAILTNLSDGDVFFIDEIHRMNHFVEESLYPVMEDFELDIIIGQGPSARTIKLPVPRFTLIGATTRAGLLSSPLRDRFGIIEHLDFYAIKELEHIVNRSAAIMNIGVDEDAGKEIARRSRGTPRIVNRLLKRVRDFAEVRGGKITHAIAKEALNALEVDSAGLDKIDRLILTVLIEKFGGGPVGIDTIATAVAEESDTITDVYEPYLIQSGFVARTPRGRVVTSDGYKHIGIDPPKNSQRELL, from the coding sequence ATGAACGAAATAAAAAGAATTGTAGAAGGTTCAAAACTTACTGAAGAAAACAGAATAGAAAATTCTTTAAGACCTCAGATTCTTGACGATTTTATAGGTCAGGATAAACTCAAAAATAATCTTAAAATTTTTATAGAAGCTGCAAAAAAAAGACATGAAGCTTTAGATCACTGCTTGTTTTATGCGCCACACGGACTAGGCAAAACAACTCTTTCTCATATAATCGCAAAAGAAATGGGCTGTAATTTGAGAATAACGTCGGGACCGGTTTTAGAAAGGGTCGGAGATTTGGCGGCAATACTGACAAATCTTTCTGACGGCGATGTTTTTTTTATAGATGAAATCCACAGAATGAATCACTTTGTCGAAGAATCTTTATATCCGGTTATGGAGGACTTTGAACTTGATATTATAATAGGACAAGGTCCTTCAGCGAGAACAATCAAACTACCAGTTCCACGCTTTACGTTGATAGGCGCAACAACAAGGGCAGGACTTTTATCAAGCCCTTTGAGAGATAGATTTGGGATTATAGAGCATCTTGATTTCTACGCTATAAAAGAACTTGAGCATATAGTTAACCGCTCTGCGGCAATAATGAACATTGGTGTTGACGAAGATGCGGGCAAAGAAATCGCAAGACGCTCAAGAGGAACGCCAAGAATAGTAAACAGGCTTTTAAAAAGAGTAAGAGATTTTGCCGAAGTAAGAGGCGGCAAAATTACGCATGCAATAGCAAAAGAAGCGCTGAATGCTTTGGAAGTCGACAGTGCGGGACTGGATAAAATAGACAGACTTATTCTTACCGTTTTAATTGAGAAATTCGGCGGCGGTCCCGTAGGTATTGATACTATTGCAACAGCCGTAGCGGAAGAGTCGGATACTATAACTGACGTCTATGAGCCGTATCTTATACAATCAGGTTTTGTAGCAAGAACGCCAAGAGGCAGAGTTGTTACCTCAGACGGATACAAACATATAGGCATTGATCCTCCAAAAAACTCCCAAAGAGAGCTTTTGTGA
- a CDS encoding epoxyqueuosine reductase QueH has product MENKSSEKCNICYTLKLEKTAMFARQNKFDFFPLCFFQAPYQKHDLIKQTVGNFAYK; this is encoded by the coding sequence ATGGAAAATAAAAGTTCTGAAAAATGCAACATTTGCTATACATTAAAACTAGAAAAAACCGCAATGTTTGCACGGCAAAATAAATTTGATTTTTTTCCACTTTGCTTCTTTCAAGCCCCTTACCAAAAACATGACTTAATAAAACAAACTGTCGGCAATTTTGCCTATAAATAA
- a CDS encoding SpoIID/LytB domain-containing protein, whose translation MNIKGLLLFIVFFLCCNIYASYDAQETINVGIILNTSSFTTGSLEDFFISDASNKKLRLTKGTVEVLCSEEGISIKKHLLSPPVKIESSNGRIFANSKLYRGYLMIIKSENKMNIINVLPIEDYIKSVLPKEAVANWNIEALKSQAVISRTYAITNLNKHSSQGFDICSTTHCQVYDGASVEVDSCNKAVLETQCKVLSYDGKFAQTVFHANCGGHTEDPKYIWNWKDMPPYLKGVKCGYCDTAPHTKWEKTLDESFIRKQLSNNNIGKIKSIKIKGKTPTGAAKELKITHSKGEVTLNAYQFRLAVDTWYIKSHTFDFIKTDGNKFYFKGRGWGHKVGLCQWGAKGMAEKGKTYKEILAHFYPGTTIKKVVYK comes from the coding sequence ATGAACATTAAAGGTTTATTACTATTTATTGTCTTTTTTTTATGCTGTAACATATATGCATCATACGACGCGCAAGAAACCATAAATGTCGGCATAATACTTAATACCTCTTCTTTTACAACAGGCAGTTTAGAGGATTTTTTTATCTCTGACGCATCAAATAAAAAATTAAGACTTACTAAAGGCACTGTTGAAGTTTTATGTTCTGAAGAAGGCATCAGCATAAAAAAACATCTTTTGTCACCGCCTGTAAAAATAGAATCTTCAAACGGCCGCATTTTTGCTAATTCCAAACTCTATAGAGGATATCTAATGATAATAAAATCAGAGAATAAAATGAATATTATTAATGTTTTGCCCATAGAAGATTATATAAAAAGCGTTTTGCCTAAAGAAGCAGTAGCTAACTGGAACATAGAAGCCTTAAAATCTCAAGCTGTAATAAGCAGAACATACGCGATTACAAATTTAAACAAACATTCGTCTCAAGGATTTGATATATGTTCTACAACTCATTGTCAGGTTTACGATGGTGCCAGCGTTGAAGTCGACTCCTGCAATAAAGCAGTTTTAGAAACTCAATGCAAAGTTTTAAGCTATGACGGAAAATTTGCACAGACTGTTTTCCATGCAAACTGCGGCGGACATACCGAAGATCCAAAATATATATGGAATTGGAAAGATATGCCTCCGTACTTAAAAGGGGTAAAATGCGGTTATTGCGATACGGCTCCGCATACAAAATGGGAAAAAACGTTGGATGAAAGTTTTATAAGAAAACAACTTTCAAATAATAACATCGGAAAAATTAAAAGTATCAAAATCAAAGGAAAAACTCCCACAGGTGCCGCAAAGGAATTAAAAATAACACACTCAAAAGGAGAAGTTACATTAAACGCCTATCAATTTCGTCTCGCGGTTGACACATGGTATATAAAAAGCCACACTTTCGACTTTATAAAAACAGACGGCAATAAATTTTATTTTAAAGGCAGAGGGTGGGGACATAAAGTAGGCTTATGCCAATGGGGTGCTAAAGGTATGGCGGAAAAAGGCAAAACCTACAAAGAGATTTTAGCTCATTTTTATCCCGGAACAACAATTAAAAAGGTTGTTTATAAATGA
- a CDS encoding S-adenosylmethionine:tRNA ribosyltransferase-isomerase has protein sequence MTYKEDLLFNYDYEIPEELIAHAQKPVENRQDSKLFVVNRKTQKFCHRKFSDVVEYFSTGDCLIINITKVVPSRLFGRKKAEGK, from the coding sequence ATGACATACAAGGAAGATCTTTTATTTAATTATGATTATGAAATTCCGGAAGAGTTAATTGCACATGCACAAAAACCGGTTGAAAATAGACAGGATTCAAAACTTTTTGTCGTCAACAGGAAAACGCAAAAATTTTGTCACAGAAAATTTTCTGACGTTGTCGAATATTTCAGCACCGGCGACTGTCTTATAATCAATATTACAAAAGTTGTTCCGTCAAGGCTTTTCGGCAGAAAAAAAGCGGAGGGAAAGTAG
- a CDS encoding S-adenosylmethionine:tRNA ribosyltransferase-isomerase, with protein MAAPTAGLHFTENILKFFKEKGINIATLTLHARWETFKYITALNIPKLTPLIIMASAFSSREIMLKAYKEAVKKYRFFSYGDSMLIL; from the coding sequence ATTGCAGCTCCTACAGCAGGTCTCCACTTTACCGAAAATATTTTAAAATTTTTTAAAGAAAAAGGCATAAATATTGCGACGCTAACTCTTCATGCGAGATGGGAAACTTTTAAATATATAACTGCTCTTAATATTCCCAAATTAACACCTCTTATTATAATGGCAAGCGCTTTTTCTTCAAGAGAAATTATGCTCAAGGCTTACAAGGAAGCCGTAAAAAAATATAGATTCTTTTCCTATGGTGATTCAATGCTCATCTTATAG
- a CDS encoding 2-isopropylmalate synthase → MEKDTIIFFDTTLRDGEQSPGASMNLKEKLLVANQLAALGVDVIEAGFPISSQGDFEAVKTISQQIKTSSIAGLCRASEKDITTCWNAVKYAKKPRIHIFLATSDLHIEKKLQKTRAQILDMAVKTIKYGKSLCKDVEFSAEDAGRSDMDFLCKVVEAVIDAGATTVNIPDTVGYTTPIEFGNKIAEIKRRVPNVNKAIISVHCHNDLGLAVANSLSAIENGARQIECTINGIGERAGNTSLEEIAMTLKVRHHYYNVKHTLKTNELYNTSKLVSRLTGILVQVNKAVVGANAFAHESGIHQDGVLKARETYEIMSPADVGVPESLLVLGKHSGRHAFFKRIKDLGYKLDEKTLEHLFEKFKILADKKKTVFDDDIIALIEEDTSSGKETFILNYLSATSGTGTIPTATVKISKSEGNKKTKSITLQAAACGSGPVDATYKAIDKIINMDIKLTDFSLRSVSSGEDALGEVVLKAEYKGTIYSGKGTSTDIIEASAKAYIQAINKAKLFYDNKKGK, encoded by the coding sequence ATGGAAAAAGACACTATAATATTTTTTGATACAACATTAAGAGACGGAGAACAATCGCCGGGCGCAAGTATGAATTTAAAAGAAAAACTGCTTGTTGCAAACCAGCTTGCGGCTTTGGGCGTCGATGTTATTGAAGCAGGATTTCCAATTTCCAGTCAGGGAGACTTCGAAGCTGTAAAAACAATATCGCAGCAGATTAAAACATCTTCAATCGCAGGGCTGTGCAGAGCTTCCGAAAAAGATATTACTACATGCTGGAATGCCGTAAAATATGCAAAAAAGCCCAGAATACACATATTTTTAGCAACTTCCGATTTACATATTGAAAAGAAGCTCCAAAAAACCAGGGCACAAATATTAGATATGGCTGTAAAAACCATTAAATATGGAAAAAGTTTATGTAAAGACGTAGAATTTTCAGCTGAGGACGCAGGAAGATCTGATATGGATTTTTTGTGTAAAGTTGTAGAAGCTGTTATAGATGCAGGCGCGACTACAGTAAATATTCCTGACACGGTAGGCTATACAACTCCTATTGAATTCGGCAATAAAATAGCTGAAATTAAGAGAAGAGTTCCCAATGTAAATAAAGCAATTATAAGCGTTCATTGTCATAATGATTTAGGTCTTGCGGTTGCAAATTCTTTATCTGCAATCGAAAATGGTGCAAGGCAGATTGAATGCACAATTAACGGTATAGGGGAAAGAGCAGGAAATACATCCCTTGAAGAAATTGCAATGACATTGAAAGTAAGACATCATTACTACAACGTGAAACATACACTTAAGACAAACGAATTATACAATACAAGCAAGCTTGTTTCAAGGTTAACCGGAATTTTAGTGCAGGTAAACAAAGCTGTTGTCGGAGCAAACGCTTTTGCTCACGAATCTGGAATTCATCAAGACGGAGTTCTTAAAGCAAGGGAAACTTATGAAATTATGAGTCCTGCCGATGTAGGTGTTCCCGAAAGTTTGTTGGTCTTAGGCAAACACTCAGGCAGACATGCATTTTTTAAAAGAATTAAAGATTTAGGCTATAAATTAGATGAGAAAACCTTAGAACATCTATTTGAAAAATTTAAAATTCTAGCTGACAAAAAGAAAACAGTTTTTGATGATGACATAATTGCTCTAATTGAGGAAGATACCTCTTCGGGAAAAGAGACTTTTATTTTGAATTACTTAAGCGCTACCTCAGGCACCGGAACAATACCTACAGCAACTGTAAAAATATCAAAAAGCGAAGGCAACAAAAAAACAAAATCCATAACTTTACAGGCAGCAGCCTGCGGTTCAGGACCTGTTGATGCGACATATAAAGCAATAGATAAAATAATAAATATGGATATTAAACTTACGGATTTCTCATTAAGATCCGTTTCTTCAGGAGAAGATGCCCTCGGAGAGGTTGTTTTAAAAGCAGAATATAAAGGAACGATTTATTCAGGCAAAGGAACTTCAACGGATATAATTGAGGCAAGCGCAAAAGCTTATATACAGGCAATTAATAAAGCAAAATTATTTTATGACAATAAAAAGGGGAAATAA
- the leuC gene encoding 3-isopropylmalate dehydratase large subunit, translating into MGNTITEKILASHCGKKVVEPGEFIEPKIDIALSNDVTAPLAVKEFRKTGIKKVFDKNKIALVMDHFTPNKDILSAEHVKFVREFAKEHKIKHYYEGGNVGVEHALLPEKGIVVPGDVIIGADSHTCTYGALGAFSTGGGSTDIAAAMATGKIWFKVPNSIKFILNRKLNKWVSGKDIILYIIGLIGVDGALYNSMEFDGPLCKKLTMADRFTITNMAIEAGGKNGIFTPDGTTENYVAKRAQRKYKFYISDKDAKYLKIYEIDCSKILPQVSMPFLPSNTKAVKDIKKTYIDQVVIGSCTNGRIEDLRVAASIIKKGKKVNSNVRTLIIPATPEVYSQALDEGLLRIFMDAGAIISAPTCGPCLGGHMGILASGEKCASTTNRNFRGRMGHVESQLFLVNPAVAAASAIKGYIASPDEI; encoded by the coding sequence ATGGGCAATACTATTACAGAAAAAATATTGGCCTCACACTGCGGAAAAAAAGTTGTTGAGCCCGGTGAGTTTATAGAGCCAAAAATTGATATAGCTCTTTCAAACGATGTTACGGCGCCTTTGGCAGTAAAAGAATTTAGAAAAACAGGAATAAAAAAGGTTTTTGATAAAAACAAAATAGCTTTAGTTATGGATCATTTTACGCCCAATAAAGATATTTTAAGTGCAGAACACGTCAAATTTGTAAGAGAATTCGCAAAAGAGCATAAAATAAAACATTACTACGAAGGCGGAAATGTAGGTGTAGAACATGCCTTGCTTCCTGAAAAAGGCATTGTAGTTCCGGGAGATGTTATTATAGGTGCAGATTCACATACGTGTACTTACGGAGCATTAGGAGCATTTTCAACGGGAGGAGGTTCAACAGACATTGCAGCCGCTATGGCAACCGGAAAAATATGGTTTAAAGTTCCCAATTCAATTAAGTTTATTTTAAACAGAAAATTAAATAAATGGGTAAGCGGCAAAGATATTATACTTTATATAATCGGACTCATCGGCGTCGACGGAGCACTTTATAACTCAATGGAGTTCGACGGTCCTTTATGTAAAAAACTCACAATGGCTGACAGATTTACGATAACTAATATGGCTATTGAAGCAGGCGGGAAAAACGGTATTTTTACGCCTGACGGAACCACCGAAAATTATGTGGCAAAAAGAGCACAAAGAAAATACAAATTTTATATAAGCGATAAAGATGCGAAATATTTAAAAATATATGAAATAGACTGCAGTAAAATTTTACCCCAAGTATCAATGCCTTTTTTACCATCAAATACTAAAGCCGTAAAAGATATTAAAAAAACTTATATAGATCAGGTCGTAATAGGTTCTTGTACTAACGGCAGAATTGAGGATTTAAGAGTTGCAGCATCGATTATAAAGAAAGGCAAAAAAGTAAATTCTAATGTTAGAACGCTTATAATCCCTGCTACGCCGGAAGTTTACTCTCAAGCTTTAGATGAAGGACTACTCAGGATATTTATGGACGCCGGAGCCATAATTTCTGCACCGACGTGCGGACCTTGTCTTGGCGGACATATGGGAATACTCGCATCAGGGGAAAAGTGCGCTTCAACTACAAATAGAAATTTTAGAGGAAGAATGGGACATGTTGAATCTCAGTTATTTTTGGTAAACCCAGCGGTAGCGGCAGCATCAGCAATAAAAGGCTATATAGCATCACCGGATGAGATTTAA
- the leuD gene encoding 3-isopropylmalate dehydratase small subunit, with the protein MILKGKVHKYGSNVNTDEIIPARYLNTTDPAILSKYCMEDIDKNFVKNVKAGDIIVAENNFGCGSSREHAPIAIKASGISAVIANSFARIFFRNSINIGLPILESQKAVKAIENGDAVEINLTKGIIKNITKNESYQSQPFPEFMQKVIKSGGLLGYIKS; encoded by the coding sequence ATAATTCTAAAAGGTAAAGTTCATAAATACGGTTCAAACGTAAACACAGACGAAATAATACCAGCAAGATATTTAAATACAACAGATCCTGCAATACTTTCAAAATACTGTATGGAAGATATAGATAAAAATTTCGTAAAGAATGTAAAAGCAGGAGATATAATAGTTGCAGAAAATAATTTTGGATGCGGATCTTCAAGAGAACATGCGCCGATAGCAATTAAAGCTTCAGGCATTTCAGCCGTAATAGCAAACTCTTTTGCAAGAATATTTTTTAGAAATTCAATAAATATAGGACTTCCGATTTTGGAATCCCAGAAAGCTGTAAAAGCAATAGAAAATGGCGACGCTGTTGAAATAAATTTAACCAAAGGCATTATAAAAAATATAACTAAAAATGAGTCCTATCAGTCTCAGCCTTTTCCCGAATTTATGCAGAAAGTCATAAAATCCGGTGGACTTTTGGGATATATAAAAAGCTGA
- a CDS encoding 3-isopropylmalate dehydrogenase: MSKTYKIAIIPGDGTGPEVIKEGIKIIETAAKKNDFKLDFTDYDLGGQRYLKTGEILPESVIEEFKKFDAMYLGAIGHPDVKPGILEKGILLKLRFELDQYINLRPVKLYPNVETPLKDKKPEDIDMVIVRENTEGLYTGAGGFLKKDTPQEVAIQESINTRFGIERCIRYAFKLTQNRAKNNKLTLCGKTNVLTYASDLWQRTFNAVAKEYPQLKSDYVNVDATCMWFVKNPEWFDVVVTDNLFGDIITDLAAMIQGGMGVAAGGNINPEGVSMFEPMGGSAPKYTGLNIINPIASINAGAMMLEKIGESKAAKDIDNAVIKALELGKIKSMSAGKMGLSTTEVGDLIASFI, from the coding sequence ATGTCTAAAACTTATAAAATAGCGATTATTCCCGGCGACGGGACAGGCCCAGAAGTAATAAAAGAAGGTATAAAAATAATTGAAACTGCGGCAAAAAAAAATGATTTTAAACTTGATTTTACAGACTATGATCTCGGCGGACAGAGATATTTAAAAACAGGCGAAATTCTTCCAGAAAGCGTTATAGAAGAGTTTAAAAAATTCGATGCAATGTATTTAGGGGCAATAGGACATCCCGACGTAAAACCGGGAATTCTCGAAAAAGGCATTCTTTTAAAACTTCGTTTTGAACTCGATCAGTATATAAATCTGCGTCCGGTCAAACTTTATCCCAATGTCGAAACTCCTTTAAAGGATAAGAAACCCGAAGATATAGACATGGTAATTGTTCGCGAAAATACTGAAGGTTTATACACAGGAGCAGGCGGATTTCTTAAGAAAGACACGCCACAGGAAGTAGCAATCCAAGAATCTATAAATACAAGATTTGGCATTGAGAGATGTATACGTTATGCATTTAAACTTACCCAAAATAGAGCAAAAAATAATAAACTGACCTTGTGCGGCAAAACAAATGTTCTAACTTATGCCTCAGATTTATGGCAGCGGACTTTCAATGCTGTTGCAAAAGAATATCCGCAGCTAAAAAGCGATTATGTAAATGTCGATGCAACATGTATGTGGTTTGTAAAAAATCCCGAATGGTTTGATGTCGTTGTCACCGATAATCTTTTCGGCGACATTATTACGGATTTAGCCGCTATGATTCAGGGCGGTATGGGTGTTGCGGCAGGAGGAAATATCAATCCCGAAGGTGTGTCAATGTTTGAACCTATGGGCGGATCCGCTCCTAAATATACGGGATTAAACATAATAAACCCCATAGCAAGCATCAATGCAGGTGCAATGATGCTTGAAAAAATCGGCGAATCTAAAGCTGCAAAAGATATAGATAATGCGGTTATCAAAGCTTTGGAATTAGGTAAAATTAAAAGCATGTCGGCCGGGAAAATGGGACTTTCAACAACAGAAGTCGGTGATTTAATCGCTTCATTCATATAA
- a CDS encoding aspartate-semialdehyde dehydrogenase codes for MKKLKVAVAGATGAVGLEIIKMLENRNFPVESIKFLATERSVGKKLIYKGKEVTVELLKKNSGKGINIALFSAGATVSKEFAPCFASDGCFVIDNSSAWRMNKEIPLVVPEVNPHDLKKEKKLIANPNCSTIQMVVALKPLHNFAKIKRVIVSTYQAVSGAGQKGINELKEQTKAWAKGEIIPEANKFQYQIAFNLIPQIDVFTENGYTKEEMKMTNETKKIIGDNSIEVSATCVRVPVFRSHSESVWIETEKPLSPGQAKELLSKTDGIQLLDDPENKKYPMPLFAENMQITYVGRIRSDISTISTKNNALTFWIVSDNLLKGAALNAVQIAETLLKKELL; via the coding sequence ATGAAGAAACTCAAAGTAGCAGTAGCCGGTGCAACCGGTGCAGTAGGACTTGAAATTATTAAAATGCTTGAAAACAGAAATTTCCCTGTAGAAAGCATAAAATTTTTAGCTACGGAACGTTCCGTAGGCAAAAAATTGATATATAAAGGTAAAGAAGTCACAGTTGAATTACTTAAAAAAAACAGCGGAAAAGGCATTAATATTGCACTTTTCAGTGCTGGCGCAACGGTTTCTAAAGAATTTGCACCTTGCTTTGCGAGTGATGGATGTTTTGTTATAGATAATTCAAGTGCATGGAGAATGAATAAAGAAATTCCTTTAGTTGTTCCAGAAGTAAACCCGCATGATTTAAAAAAAGAGAAAAAACTCATCGCAAATCCTAATTGTTCAACAATTCAAATGGTCGTAGCGTTAAAACCTTTGCATAATTTTGCAAAAATAAAAAGGGTTATCGTTTCAACATACCAAGCAGTTTCAGGTGCAGGGCAAAAAGGCATTAACGAACTTAAAGAGCAAACAAAAGCATGGGCTAAAGGTGAAATAATCCCTGAAGCAAACAAATTCCAGTACCAGATAGCTTTTAACCTTATACCTCAGATAGATGTTTTCACAGAAAACGGATATACAAAAGAAGAAATGAAAATGACAAACGAAACAAAAAAAATTATAGGAGATAATTCAATAGAAGTCAGCGCAACATGCGTAAGAGTTCCTGTATTCCGTTCACATTCAGAAAGCGTATGGATTGAAACTGAAAAACCTCTTTCTCCTGGCCAAGCAAAAGAATTGCTCTCAAAAACAGATGGAATCCAGCTTTTAGATGATCCTGAAAATAAAAAATATCCAATGCCTCTATTTGCAGAAAATATGCAAATAACCTATGTCGGAAGAATTCGTTCAGACATATCAACTATTTCAACAAAAAATAACGCCTTAACGTTTTGGATAGTATCTGATAATCTCTTAAAAGGTGCTGCGTTAAATGCAGTCCAAATTGCAGAAACACTTCTAAAAAAAGAACTGCTATAA